The Lineus longissimus chromosome 2, tnLinLong1.2, whole genome shotgun sequence genome window below encodes:
- the LOC135483042 gene encoding cornifelin-like — protein sequence MTEPVQHHPINQHSHHQNQVQPYQPNAAQYQQNQAPMPNVMVQQPVAPTVMQIQTQLVTSQPQPLREWSTDLFACCVDFKTCCCAICCLGCLVSKVNDRMGECCCVPYLPGGMLALRTKMRERYRIQGGIFKDNCIIYWCGLCSICQMDRELNIMEQQGQFCRN from the exons ATGACGGAACCTGTCCAACATCACCCTATCAACCAACATTCACATCATCAAAACCAGGTTCAACCCTACCAGCCAAACGCAGCCCAATACCAACAAAACCAAGCTCCAATGCCGAATGTAATGGTTCAACAGCCAGTCGCTCCAACCGTGATGCAGATTCAGACACAGTTGGTCACCAGCCAGCCCCAGCCGCTGAGAGAGTGGTCCACCGATCTCTTCGCGTGTTGTGTAGACTTTAAAACTT GTTGCTGTGCCATCTGCTGTCTCGGTTGCCTAGTTTCGAAGGTCAATGATCGAATGGGGGAGTGCTGCTGTGTTCCTTACCTTCCTGGTGGGATGCTGGCATTGAGAACCAAGATGCGAGAGCGATATCGCATTCag GGTGGAATCTTCAAGGACAACTGCATCATTTATTGGTGTGGTCTATGCTCTATTTGCCAGATGGACCGTGAGCTGAACATAATGGAACAGCAGGGACAGTTCTGCCGTAACTAA